TGTGGGACCAGATGAAATTGGCCAATACACACAGAACAGCTTTCAGTCCTTGTCCTGTCTAAAGAGCGACGAAGCTGTGGCCGCGAATACCAACGGGATAGCATTGGAACTTGCCCGATTGATGTTCTTGGATTTCAAAAAGCGCGTTTGATCGAGGAAATTTGACCGGACAGGCTACTTAGGTGGCATCGCTTATCACGCATGCCTGTAGGCTGGCACCGGCAAAACTTTTCTCGGTCCCGCTCGGTAGTTTGGGCTCAAAGCGGCCCTTCGCTGCGCTTGCATCACTGCCCCAGAAACCACCCTTTTTGAACGGTCTAAGAAGGCTGATAGCCAACCTCTTTCTGGTGGCGCACTGCAACGACCAGAGCCACGTCCTGCTGCAAGCGATAGAGCGCAACATAGCCACTGGCGCCAAAGCTGATCGGCCACTCCTGAAACTCTGGGTCCATGTCATCGACGGGACGGCCGAC
This genomic stretch from Sulfitobacter guttiformis harbors:
- a CDS encoding type II toxin-antitoxin system RelE/ParE family toxin, yielding MPQLIWSPEALADVQRLYRFLAEKNPDAARRAAGAIRDGMQIVADHPDVGRPVDDMDPEFQEWPISFGASGYVALYRLQQDVALVVAVRHQKEVGYQPS